In Desulfosporosinus youngiae DSM 17734, the genomic stretch TCTATTAGCAGGTAATCCATAGCCGCTGTTCTATAGTCTTGCAGCAGTTGATAAAAATCACCCTTCTTTAACATATTGACAGCCTTATCATCCTTTAGGGAAAGCTCTGCAGCCGAATATTCCTTGTCATTCGCAAACAAGAGATGATTGAACGCCGATGCCAGAGCTGAGCTGGATTTCAACTCTAAATCCGGGGCTTTAATCCCCTCAAGTTCTTTCTTCACTGCCCTGATAAATTCCGGGGTCGTTCCGCAGCATCCCCCAATAAGCCTTACTCCATTCTCGATAAATTCTTTAGTGTAGGAACTAAATTGTTCCGGTTTTTGACCATAAACGGCCTCTCCATTCACTAATTCAGGCATCCCGGCATTTGCTTTTACCGAGAGTGGGATTGAGACAACGGAACGCATTTTTTTAATGGGTTCAATTAAGCTATCCGGGCCTCCTGAACAATTGGCACCCACGACTTCCGCTCCTAAAGATTCACACACAATGGCACATACCTCTGCCGAGTTGCCGGACATGGTTCTGCTGTTTTCATTAAAGGTTACTGAGGCAATAATAGGAAGTGACGTGGTTTCTTTAGCAGCCAAGATAGCTGCCCTTAATTCATTCAAATCCGTAAAGGTTTCAAAATTAACAAGATCCGCGCCTGCATCTTCTATAGCTCTCAGCTGCTCTTTAAAAACAGTATAGGCTTGATCAAAACTCAGGTCCCCCGCCGGTTCTAAAATCATACCCGTAGGGCCCACCGAAGCGGCAACATAGGTGGTTTCGCCCGCAACTTCTTTCGCCAATTTCACACCTGCAAAATTTATTGGATAAGTCTTATCCCCTAAACCATGCTTTTCCAAGGTAACTTTATTGCCCGGAAAGGTATTGGTTTGAATGACATCAGAGCCGGCTTGTTTGTATAAATTATAGAGATTTTTCACTTCATCAGGTTTCGATAAGTTCCAGGCTTCAGCGGCTTCATTTCCTGTTAAACCTCTCTTTTGCAGCATGACCCCTTTAGAACCATCGTATAATAGAACCCTTTCCCGGACGGAACTAAGAAAACGTTTCATCAGCATTTTACCTCCATTGCGCAATCATTGTATGATCCAAAAGCATCCTATAAGTCTGCTATCAGCACGAATATTTGCTCTTAACCCTGTTTAGTATACTTCAAAAGTCCCAAAGGAACATCTTTTGCGTCAAAAATATTCAGGAATGCCCTATCCTTCGGTGTCAGTCCAGTCTTATTTGGCAAATTGCCCCAGCATACTGTTGAAAAGAACCTCATTATGCGATAAAATTTTTTAACCCTATTTTAATACAGGGCAAATTCTCCTTGAAGCTTTTTGGGTTAGAATACAAATATACTCAATTGAGCACAAAAGAAACAGGGAGGAAATTACATGACAACCTTAGACCAAGTGGAAAAACTGCGTGCCATGGCCAATGTCAGTTACGACGAGGCAAAGACTGCCCTGGATGCGGTAAACGGGGATTTGCTTGAGGCAATTATTTATCTGGAGAAACAAGGAAAGGTAAATCCGCCCAGCGGAGGCGGTTACTATAGCAGTCAAAACAACCGGGACTCAAGTAACTTTGCCTATAAAGAAACTGATTGGGGAAAACGGCATAACCATTGCCACGGCAAAAAAACCTTTATGTCTCTCATGAAAGGAATAGGAACCTTTTGCTTAGACATGTTCCGTAAAGGCAATCTAAATTCCTTTGAAATACTCAAGGGCCGGGAGAGCAAAGCGTCTTTTCCAGTTACCGTTCTGGCACTATTGCTTATATTCGCCTTCTGGATAACCATTCCCCTGATTATTGTCGGACTATTCTTTGGTTTCCGCTATCGCTTCCACGGACCGGACTTTCAGGGAAACACTGTCAACGACGCGATGAATAGTGCGGCGGATGCTGCGGAAAACTTCAAGGAGTCAATCAGATAAGGATAAAATTTATTTGAAACGGCGGGGCTTCCAATGAGTTCTAAAATACTGATTATTGAGGATGAAGAAAAAATTGCCCGATTTGTCGAGCTGGAGCTTGGCTATGAAGGCTATATCACGAAAAAGGCCTTTGATGGCAGAACGGGGCTGGAACTCGCCGAAACCGGCGAGTTCGACCTCATTCTGCTGGATGTTATGCTGCCACAGTTAAGCGGCATGGAAGTGCTGCGCAGAATCCGCCGAACCTCCTCTGTTCCTATCATCATGCTGACGGCGAGGGACAGCGTAGTGGATAAGGTTTTCGGACTTGACAGCGGGGCGAGTGATTATATCACCAAACCCTTTGCTATTGAGGAGCTTCTCGCTCGGATCCGCACTGCTCTCCGAAAAACCATGCCTGAAGATCTGACGTTGTCCGCCTGTGGTCTGCTGTTGGACACGGGCCGGCGTACAGTGACTTTCAAGGGCACTCCCATCGACCTGACCAAACGGGAATTTGACCTTCTCCACTATTTGCTTAAAAATAAAGGATTGGTCGTTTCCCGGGAAGCACTGCTGGAAAATGTTTGGGGCTTTGATTTTACGGGAGAAACCAATGCTGTCGATGTCTACGTGCGCTTTCTGCGCGGCAAAATCGACGAAGTGTTCAATATTAAACTGATTCATACCGTAAGAGGAGTGGGGTATGTGATTAAGGATGAAACATGAACCGCTAAACAAACCCACAAACCGTATCGGCCATAAACTGCGGTTTTCCCTCGTATGGAAGCTTAACTTCAAACTTTTTCTCCGTTTGCTGGGGATTTTTTTGGTGCTTGATACTCTTCTTTTCCTGGCCTCCGTGACAGGGCTGATTGTGCGCGCTGATCAAACTGCAGCAGCGGCGGCCAAAATGCTGAGCCAGACAGGGCTCCCCAGCCCGGATGCGGAAAACTGGCTTGAGCTGACAGGATACAGTGTTTCTCTGGACACAGGTGAGCCGCAAGGCTTTCCGGTGCCGGAAAGCTTACTAAACCATCTTTCCAAGCAAACTGCTTCCGGGGTAAGGAGTATCGACCTGCCGGACCCGGATGACATAGCCTCTTGGGAACAATTAGACGGTATTACTTATAATCTGACGACAGATTATAACGGACGTTCTTATCTTATTTCCATTCGTCTTCAGGAAACTCTGCAAATCCTTGCAGGGATATTTGTCTTATTATTAACGATGGAACTTTTTATACTGCTCGGGAGCATTTTCTCAGGTGCCGGGACAATCCGTAAAGCCCTGCGGCCCATTGAAGAATTTGCTAAAACAGCGCAAAACCTGCATACCGGTGGGGTCTTTACACCAGAGCAGCTTGAAGTTCTGGCCGGTAAGTTGGACGACATTAATGCCACAAGGCTGGATACGAGAATTCCTGTGGACGATACCCAAAGCGAACTGAAAACCCTGGCTTCCGCCATTAACGGGATGCTGGATCGGATCAATGAATCCTATCGTTCCCAGGTACGTTTTGTCTCAGATGCTTCCCATGAGCTAAGAACGCCGATTTCCGTCATTCAGGGGTATGCAAATCTGCTGGACCGGTGGGGGAAAAAGGACGAAAAGACCTTACAGGAATCCATTAATGCCATCAAAGATGAAACAGCTAATATGAAGGGCTTGGTGGAACAGCTTTTATTTCTGGCCCGGGGCGACAACAATACCATGGCTATGCAAATCGAGCGTTTTGAGCTATCCGACCTTGCCGTAGAAGTACTGCGGGAGACCCAGATGATCGACGGCGGCCACGAATATGAATCGAGTGTTTCACCCGTTTTCATTAAGGCTGATAAAAGCTTAATCAAACAGGGGACAAGAATCCTCATTGATAATGCTATGAAATACACGCCCCCGGGTAAACGGATCAAAGTTTCTGTTTCCAGTGAACATGGCTTTGCCCGGCTGACGGTCCAGGATGAAGGTATTGGCATTCCCCCGGAAGCAGTTCCAAAGATTTTTGACCGTTTCTTCCGCGCCGACGAATCCCGCGCCAGGGCCACAGGCGGAACGGGATTAGGCTTATCTATAGCCAAATGGATCACGGAGCGGCATGGCGGGCATATAGAGGTTTTGAGCAGGCTGGATATCGGCACCCGGATTTCCATTCTCCTCCCTTCTGCACCCGAGGTATAAAGGTTGTCTATAGGAGATTGGTGCTCCGCCGAAGCCCCAAGTTTAGCTGAACGAAGTACTTTGAGGCCGGTTACTAATTGTAACCGGCCTCAAAGCACTTGTTGATATTGGCCGCTTCACACATTAAGCCTGAGCCCGCCCCAGATAAGCCTCTTGGATCAAGGCATCGGCAATGATATCCTGAGAATTGCCGCTATGAGTAATCCCGCCTCGTTCCATGACTAATACGCTGTCAGCAACGTTGAGAGCTGATTTAGTATTCTGTTCGACAAGTACAATTGTGACTCCGGTCTTTTTTAGCTGGACTAAAATAGACATAATCTCCCGGACAACTAAGGGAGCCAGCCCAATCGAGGGCTCATCCAGCATTAAGAGGGCAGGACGGGACATTAAACCCCTTCCAATCGCCAACATCTGCTGTAAGCCACCACTTAAGCTGCCTGCTTTTTCACTCTCTCTTCCTTGCAATGCCGGAAAGAGTTCCAGTATATCTTCAACATCCTTCCTTAAAACCGACTTATTTTTTCGATAACGGTGAAAAGCTCCTAACATAAGGTTATCAAGAACACTTAATGTGCTGAAGATTTCTCGCTTTTCGGGAACCAGGCTAATCCCTTGCCTGACGACCCGTTCCGGTTTTTGACCGGTGATCGGTTTACCTCGAAAAATAATTTCCCCTGCAGCAGGTCTATGCAATCCGGCTATCGTCCCTAAGAGAGTACTTTTACCTGCTCCATTGGCTCCCAGAATGGTCAGCAGCTCCCCTTCCCTGACCTCAAAGGATAGTTCTTTGATCGCCTGCACATAGCCGTGATAGACACTTAGGTTTTTAATTTTAAGCAATCTTTTCATCCTCTCCGAGATAGGCTTTAATCACGTCCGGATTAGTCCGAATTTCCGCAGGCGTTCCTTCGGCAATCATTTGACCGAAATTTAAAACCACAATCTTATCCGCTGCTTCCATCACGGTTTGCATGTCATGCTCAATCAGAACCATCGCCGTTCCTTTGGTCTTAAGCTTTTTCAGATAGCCCGTCAGGACCTCTGTTTCTGCAGGGTTCAAACCGGCTGCCGGTTCATCAAGGAGGACCAAAGCAGGATCAGAAGCCAAGGCTCTGGCTATTTCCAAAAGTCTTTGCTTGCCAAAGGGCAGCTCAGAAGCCAGAAGTCCTGCGCTCGACCCTAATCCAATCTCATCCAGTAAGATCAGGGATTCTTCCCGAATCCTTTTTTCTTCGCGGCAATTTCCGGGGAAGGAGAAAAAGGAGCGGATAAATCCCTTTTTGCTTCTGAGATAGGCACCGGCCATGACGTTTTCCAGCACTGTCATACTGCTGAAAAGCTGCAGATTCTGAAATGTCCTTGTGATGCCGGCCGAAGCAATCTGAAACGGTTTTAGCCCCACCATCTCCCGTCCCTTAATCCTGACTGAACCTTTTTCAGGTGAAAGTGCCCCCGTAATGATATTAAAAAGTGTGGTTTTGCCTGCCCCGTTAGGACCAATTAAAGCAAGGATACTTCCTTCAGTTACCTCGAATCTTATATCCTCAACCGCAGCAATACCTCCAAAATGTTTCGTGACTCCGCTAAGTTCAAGAAGCATTCGCTAATCCCCCTTTCTATTAATTTAGTTCTTCAAGTTCAAAATATCCCAAATATTAAGGTCGTAACCAAAATCAAAGCAATGATGGAGTATATACTTAAGTCCTTAGCCTTTGTGCCTTTCACCTCCGTTTTAAAGAATAAAGAACAAAAAAATAAACACATCTCATCCTCAAGGGACGAAAAGTGTTTTTTCGCGGTACCACCCAGATTGGGCCTATAAAAGACCCCTCCTCATTGAAAGTACGGGAATAATAATATTTTTCAATATCTATTCCTTATACCCCCTTCCTTTTAACGGTGGAAGTCTCCGACCAAACCTACTTTCCCTGGGGTTTCAGTCTGGTAGCTCAGGGGTGAACCTTCGACGGTTGATACTTTAGCAGCGCTTTCAGTCTATGACGCCGCCTCCCTGAAAAGACCGTTCCGTTTACTTTACCCCGTCATCACAAATAAAAATATAAATAATATAAATTTTATTTTACCAGTTTCTTCTTTTAAGGTCAATAGTTAGTGTTGAATCTTTCCGGGCCGGGTCTTTGACAGTTCACTCTAGACAAAAGTATTCTCAAGGCTTGAAATAGGCTAATTTTTTTGTCAATTTTCACATCTACGTATTGGGTACTTTTGAGTACTGTGTTATAATGTAAGGGATTGGAGGTTTTGATTTGAGACTAAAGATAACCAAATCAAAAAACGCATCTTCCCTTTATGTTATTCAATCTACTTACGAAAACAAAAAGCACTCTTCTAAAATTGTCGAAAAACTAGGAACTTATGATGAACTACAAAAAAAGTTAAATGGTGAAGATCCCATCGAATGGGCTAAAAAATATATTGAAGAATTGAACAAAAAAGAAAAAGAAAACAATCGCGAGGTCTTGATTAAATGTTTTCCCTCAAAGCTGATTTCTAAAGATGATCAACGTTCTTTTAATGGCGGCTATCTTTTTCTTCAGCATATCTATCACGAACTTAACCTTCACAAGGTTTCTGCAGCGATATCAAAAAAATATAGGTTCTCGTTTGATCTGAATGCTATCCTTTCACGCCTCCTTTACGGACGGATCCTTTTTCCTTCTTCCAAACTTGCTACCTATAAGCTTTCCTCAAAGTTCGTTGAACAAACTGACTTTGAATTGCAGCATGTGTACAGAGCACTTGAAGTCATTTCCAAAGAAATGGATTTCATTCAGTCGTCTCTTTATAGCAACAGCCTTAAAATTTCAAAGAGAAACACAGGTATTCTCTATTATGACTGTACCAATTACTTCTTTGAAATCGAACAAGCAGACGGCCTTAAACAGTATGGCGCTTCAAAAGAACACCGGCCCAACCCTATCATCCAAATGGGCCTGTTCATGGATGGAGACGGCATTCCTCTTGCTTTTAGTCTCAACAGCGGCAACACAAATGAACAAATTACGCTTAAACCCTTAGAGCAAAAAATACTTTCCGATTTCAAACTTTCCAAATTTGTTGTCTGTACCGATGCCGGGCTGGCTTCTGAAAACAACAGAAGGTTCAACAATGAAGGCGAACGCGCATTTATCACGACCCAATCCATTAAAAAACTAAAAAAGCATTTAAAAGAATGGGCTCTTGACCCAAGCGGCTGGCATCTTGCAGATCATGATAAACCTTATGATATCGCCCAACTTGACGAGGAAGCTAATAAAGACCAATGTTTCTTCAAAGAACGCTGGATTAAGGAAAACGGCCTAGAACAAAAACTTATTGTCACTTACTCCATCAAGTACAAAAATTATCAACGCCAAATTCGTCATTCACAAATCGAACGTGCTCAGAAATTACTCGATTCGAATCCGACGAAACTTTCAAAAAGCCATCAGAACGACTATAAACGTTTTATTAAGAAAACCAGCTGTACGTCGGATGGCGAAATTGCTGACAATGAACTCTATGCATTAAATAACGAAACCATCGTTGCCGAAGAGGCCTATGACGGATTTTATGCCGTTTGCACTAATCTCGAAGGAAGTGCTCAGAAAACCATCCGGATTAACCAGCGACGTTGGGAGATTGAAGAATGTTTCCGTATTATGAAAAGCGAGTTTAAAGCCCGCCCTGTGTACTTAAGCCGCGAAGATAGAATTAAAGCACATTTTACTACCTGCTTTATCTCACTCATCATTTATCGATTATTGGAAAAGAAACTAGGCAATAAGTTTACATGCAGTGAAGTCATCAATGGATTGAGAGAAATGAATTTCTATGAGATCAAGAGCGAGGGGTATATACCGACTTACACAAGAACTGATTTTACAGATTCACTGCATGAGATTTTTGGTTTCCGAACAGATTACGAGATTATTAAAAAAGCAGAGATGAAAAAACTTTTTAATCCGACTAAAAAAATTAAATAAATTACTCACTTTTTAAGAATATGAAAAAAGCTTGAACGCCTTGTAAATACAGGACATCCAAGCTTTTTATAGTTCTTAAACTGTCAAAGATGAGATTTTACCAGTTTCTTCTTTTAAGGTCAATAGTTAGTGTTGAATCTTTCCGGGCCTGCTGTATGATCGTAAGATCACTCTTACGATCATACGCACTGAAACAGTTTAAAGAACACCGGGCGATACGATAGTATTGACTTGGAAATTACTAATTATTAACGTTTATATCACTTCCACTATATACCGTGCTATAAGCAAGATAAAGGAACAATAGTCTCAGAACGATACTTAAATCAACTTATTAGAACAAG encodes the following:
- a CDS encoding response regulator transcription factor; amino-acid sequence: MSSKILIIEDEEKIARFVELELGYEGYITKKAFDGRTGLELAETGEFDLILLDVMLPQLSGMEVLRRIRRTSSVPIIMLTARDSVVDKVFGLDSGASDYITKPFAIEELLARIRTALRKTMPEDLTLSACGLLLDTGRRTVTFKGTPIDLTKREFDLLHYLLKNKGLVVSREALLENVWGFDFTGETNAVDVYVRFLRGKIDEVFNIKLIHTVRGVGYVIKDET
- a CDS encoding ABC transporter ATP-binding protein: MLLELSGVTKHFGGIAAVEDIRFEVTEGSILALIGPNGAGKTTLFNIITGALSPEKGSVRIKGREMVGLKPFQIASAGITRTFQNLQLFSSMTVLENVMAGAYLRSKKGFIRSFFSFPGNCREEKRIREESLILLDEIGLGSSAGLLASELPFGKQRLLEIARALASDPALVLLDEPAAGLNPAETEVLTGYLKKLKTKGTAMVLIEHDMQTVMEAADKIVVLNFGQMIAEGTPAEIRTNPDVIKAYLGEDEKIA
- a CDS encoding IS1634 family transposase, whose translation is MRLKITKSKNASSLYVIQSTYENKKHSSKIVEKLGTYDELQKKLNGEDPIEWAKKYIEELNKKEKENNREVLIKCFPSKLISKDDQRSFNGGYLFLQHIYHELNLHKVSAAISKKYRFSFDLNAILSRLLYGRILFPSSKLATYKLSSKFVEQTDFELQHVYRALEVISKEMDFIQSSLYSNSLKISKRNTGILYYDCTNYFFEIEQADGLKQYGASKEHRPNPIIQMGLFMDGDGIPLAFSLNSGNTNEQITLKPLEQKILSDFKLSKFVVCTDAGLASENNRRFNNEGERAFITTQSIKKLKKHLKEWALDPSGWHLADHDKPYDIAQLDEEANKDQCFFKERWIKENGLEQKLIVTYSIKYKNYQRQIRHSQIERAQKLLDSNPTKLSKSHQNDYKRFIKKTSCTSDGEIADNELYALNNETIVAEEAYDGFYAVCTNLEGSAQKTIRINQRRWEIEECFRIMKSEFKARPVYLSREDRIKAHFTTCFISLIIYRLLEKKLGNKFTCSEVINGLREMNFYEIKSEGYIPTYTRTDFTDSLHEIFGFRTDYEIIKKAEMKKLFNPTKKIK
- a CDS encoding ABC transporter ATP-binding protein, producing the protein MKRLLKIKNLSVYHGYVQAIKELSFEVREGELLTILGANGAGKSTLLGTIAGLHRPAAGEIIFRGKPITGQKPERVVRQGISLVPEKREIFSTLSVLDNLMLGAFHRYRKNKSVLRKDVEDILELFPALQGRESEKAGSLSGGLQQMLAIGRGLMSRPALLMLDEPSIGLAPLVVREIMSILVQLKKTGVTIVLVEQNTKSALNVADSVLVMERGGITHSGNSQDIIADALIQEAYLGRAQA
- a CDS encoding sensor histidine kinase, with translation MKHEPLNKPTNRIGHKLRFSLVWKLNFKLFLRLLGIFLVLDTLLFLASVTGLIVRADQTAAAAAKMLSQTGLPSPDAENWLELTGYSVSLDTGEPQGFPVPESLLNHLSKQTASGVRSIDLPDPDDIASWEQLDGITYNLTTDYNGRSYLISIRLQETLQILAGIFVLLLTMELFILLGSIFSGAGTIRKALRPIEEFAKTAQNLHTGGVFTPEQLEVLAGKLDDINATRLDTRIPVDDTQSELKTLASAINGMLDRINESYRSQVRFVSDASHELRTPISVIQGYANLLDRWGKKDEKTLQESINAIKDETANMKGLVEQLLFLARGDNNTMAMQIERFELSDLAVEVLRETQMIDGGHEYESSVSPVFIKADKSLIKQGTRILIDNAMKYTPPGKRIKVSVSSEHGFARLTVQDEGIGIPPEAVPKIFDRFFRADESRARATGGTGLGLSIAKWITERHGGHIEVLSRLDIGTRISILLPSAPEV
- a CDS encoding homocysteine S-methyltransferase family protein; this translates as MKRFLSSVRERVLLYDGSKGVMLQKRGLTGNEAAEAWNLSKPDEVKNLYNLYKQAGSDVIQTNTFPGNKVTLEKHGLGDKTYPINFAGVKLAKEVAGETTYVAASVGPTGMILEPAGDLSFDQAYTVFKEQLRAIEDAGADLVNFETFTDLNELRAAILAAKETTSLPIIASVTFNENSRTMSGNSAEVCAIVCESLGAEVVGANCSGGPDSLIEPIKKMRSVVSIPLSVKANAGMPELVNGEAVYGQKPEQFSSYTKEFIENGVRLIGGCCGTTPEFIRAVKKELEGIKAPDLELKSSSALASAFNHLLFANDKEYSAAELSLKDDKAVNMLKKGDFYQLLQDYRTAAMDYLLIDFGDMTESFDVLGFSNTISFAIKKPLILKSESVELLTKFLRYYPGRAGVILTEKTKGSLPQLRHYGALILNS